In a single window of the Bradyrhizobium erythrophlei genome:
- a CDS encoding MBL fold metallo-hydrolase, producing MLMLDRRMLLRAGSTVVGAAALAPTAPALAHAPQVGKHAQPGFYRFKLGTIEITVVSDGTLAFPAETLWGDRADDARGLLTSTFQPSSPVGLQINTILVNTGDKLVLIDAGCGVDKFQNTNGRLLGNLASAGYAPGDIDMILFTHCHFDHLWGISDGKNASLLFPSAEFVASETEVAFWSDPELPGKVSAKQQPLVTQANLKLASPRLRLIKAGAEVAPGVTTFDTAGHTPGHMSVHISSGRQEMLLTGDVVVDTAISFQHPEWAFGFDLDVPRATKARIAFLDRAAADKTLVGSYHLPFPGFGHVVREGSGYRWLPADWQWTI from the coding sequence ATGCTCATGCTTGACCGCCGGATGCTCCTGCGTGCCGGCTCTACCGTCGTCGGGGCCGCCGCACTCGCCCCGACAGCTCCCGCTCTGGCCCATGCGCCCCAAGTGGGCAAGCATGCGCAGCCTGGGTTCTACCGCTTCAAGCTCGGCACCATCGAGATCACCGTCGTCAGCGACGGCACGCTCGCGTTCCCCGCCGAAACGCTGTGGGGCGATCGGGCCGACGACGCAAGAGGCCTGCTCACATCCACGTTCCAGCCATCCAGCCCGGTGGGGCTGCAAATCAACACCATTCTCGTCAACACCGGCGACAAGTTGGTGTTGATCGACGCAGGCTGCGGCGTCGACAAGTTCCAGAACACGAACGGCAGGTTGCTCGGCAACCTCGCCAGCGCGGGCTACGCCCCGGGCGATATCGACATGATCCTGTTCACTCACTGCCATTTCGACCACCTGTGGGGTATCAGTGACGGCAAGAACGCGTCGCTGCTGTTTCCCTCCGCCGAATTCGTCGCCAGCGAGACAGAGGTCGCCTTCTGGAGCGACCCCGAACTGCCCGGCAAAGTGTCCGCCAAGCAGCAGCCGCTGGTTACCCAGGCGAATCTGAAATTGGCCAGCCCCCGGCTGCGCCTGATCAAGGCCGGAGCCGAGGTAGCGCCGGGCGTGACCACCTTCGACACCGCCGGTCACACGCCAGGCCACATGTCGGTGCATATCAGTTCCGGCAGGCAAGAAATGCTCCTCACCGGCGACGTCGTAGTCGACACGGCGATCAGCTTCCAGCATCCGGAATGGGCATTCGGATTCGACCTTGACGTGCCACGGGCAACTAAGGCGCGCATTGCCTTCCTCGACCGCGCAGCGGCCGACAAGACGTTAGTCGGTAGCTACCATCTACCCTTTCCTGGCTTCGGGCACGTAGTGCGCGAGGGGAGCGGCTACCGGTGGCTGCCGGCAGATTGGCAGTGGACGATCTAA
- a CDS encoding multidrug efflux RND transporter permease subunit: MNISAPFIARPIATSMLMVGLLLLGLAAYPLLPVAALPNVNYPTLSVTAQLPGADPQTIASSVATPLEEQFGQIPGLIQMTSSSALGTTAITLQFDLNRDIEGAATDTLAAINAASGQLPPAMIFPPTIRKVNPADAPVLLLALTSDTLPMTTVDAYAENILLQKISQISGVGLVGIGGQQKPAIRIQVNPQALAARGIGLEDVRNVVSQANVDMPKGTLNSPRKTYTLNTNDQLPTPDAYNSLIIAYRNGSAVRVSDIGKAINAPENDLLAGWSNRQRAVILAIQRQPGANVIATVDRVKAMLPQLQASIPSDIKVSILSDRTQTIRASVSDVQFTLVLTVALVVMVIFVFLRNFWATIIPAVTVPLSLIGTFAVLYELGYSLDNLSLMALTIAVGFVVDDAVVVIENIVRHLEDGLSPMQAALTGAAEIGFTIVSITLSLIAVFIPLFLMGGYVGLLFREFAITVSVSLVLSLVISLTLTPMMCSRLLKPESREHGLLDRILEHGFDGLLSLYERGLKIVMRHQFITLMTLLATIALTGYLYVIIPKGFFPQQDTGFIFGITEASQDISFPAMSERQQAVVDTVLQDPAIASVGSFIGPSGSTPTLNNGRIFISLKPKGERTASADDVINRLRSKLAKIQGIALYMQAAQDITIGARLSRTQYQYTLVDADPGELNYWSSIFLDKLKSIPGIADVASDQQNAGPLLDITINRDVASSHGILPATIDNTLSDAFGQRIVSTILTQQNQYHVVLEVSPEFQFGPGALSDIYVTSSSGQQVSLNALVTAVEKVAPIVVNHQGQFPSTTISFNLLPGASIGNAVAAIQQAERQLGKPLSLTTSFQGNAQAFQSSLSSTPMLIAAALVVIYIILSVLYESIVHPITILSTLPSAGIGALLILMAFRFDLSVIALIGIILLIGIVKKNAIMLIDFALEAERHQHLSPEDAIYKACVLRFRPILMTTMAALLGAVPLMIGTGVGAELRQPLGYTIVGGLLVSQLLTLYTTPVVYLYLDRLRNWVSTLRTRRVAQGDPTALPAE; the protein is encoded by the coding sequence ATGAACATTTCCGCACCATTCATCGCGCGGCCGATCGCGACCTCAATGCTGATGGTCGGCTTGTTGCTGCTCGGCCTTGCAGCCTACCCGCTGCTGCCGGTCGCGGCGCTGCCGAACGTGAATTATCCGACCCTTTCGGTAACAGCCCAGCTGCCGGGCGCCGATCCCCAGACCATTGCCTCGTCGGTCGCAACGCCGCTCGAGGAGCAGTTCGGCCAAATTCCTGGCCTCATCCAGATGACCTCCTCGAGCGCGCTTGGGACCACTGCGATCACGCTGCAGTTCGACCTCAACCGCGACATCGAGGGAGCTGCGACGGATACGTTGGCCGCGATCAACGCCGCCAGCGGGCAGCTGCCGCCCGCCATGATCTTTCCGCCAACCATCCGCAAGGTCAATCCGGCAGACGCACCAGTCCTTCTGCTCGCCCTGACGTCCGATACGCTGCCGATGACCACCGTGGATGCCTATGCCGAGAACATCCTGCTGCAGAAAATCTCCCAGATTTCCGGGGTGGGTCTCGTCGGCATCGGCGGCCAGCAAAAGCCGGCGATACGGATACAGGTCAATCCGCAGGCGCTCGCGGCGCGCGGGATCGGCCTTGAAGACGTGCGCAACGTGGTTAGCCAGGCCAACGTCGATATGCCGAAGGGCACCCTCAACAGCCCGCGCAAGACCTACACGCTTAACACCAACGATCAGCTGCCAACTCCGGATGCCTATAACTCCCTAATCATCGCCTATCGCAATGGCTCGGCGGTGCGGGTGAGCGACATCGGCAAGGCAATCAACGCGCCCGAAAACGATCTGCTCGCCGGGTGGTCCAACCGCCAACGAGCCGTCATTCTCGCCATCCAGCGTCAGCCAGGCGCCAATGTCATCGCGACCGTCGATCGCGTCAAGGCGATGCTGCCTCAACTGCAGGCATCGATTCCCTCCGACATCAAGGTTTCGATCCTGTCGGATCGTACCCAGACCATCCGCGCTTCGGTCAGCGACGTGCAATTCACGCTGGTGTTGACGGTCGCACTAGTGGTCATGGTGATCTTTGTTTTCCTGCGCAATTTCTGGGCGACGATCATTCCAGCCGTGACCGTGCCCCTCTCGCTGATCGGCACATTCGCTGTGCTCTACGAACTCGGCTATAGCCTCGACAATTTGTCGCTGATGGCGTTGACGATCGCTGTCGGTTTCGTGGTGGACGACGCGGTCGTGGTCATCGAGAATATCGTCCGCCATCTCGAGGACGGCCTCTCGCCGATGCAGGCGGCCCTCACCGGCGCAGCCGAGATCGGCTTCACCATTGTTTCGATCACGCTTTCATTGATCGCCGTGTTCATCCCGCTGTTCCTGATGGGCGGTTACGTCGGACTGCTGTTCCGGGAATTCGCGATCACCGTCAGCGTATCGCTGGTGCTGTCGCTCGTGATTTCACTGACGCTCACGCCGATGATGTGCTCGCGTCTGCTCAAACCCGAGAGCCGTGAGCACGGCCTCCTCGATCGGATACTCGAACACGGATTCGACGGACTGCTCTCGCTTTACGAGCGCGGATTAAAGATCGTGATGCGTCACCAATTCATCACGCTGATGACCCTGCTGGCCACGATTGCCCTGACGGGATACCTTTACGTCATCATTCCGAAGGGATTCTTCCCGCAACAAGACACCGGATTCATCTTCGGCATTACCGAGGCCTCCCAGGATATTTCCTTCCCAGCGATGTCCGAGCGCCAGCAGGCGGTGGTCGATACGGTGCTGCAGGATCCTGCGATCGCCTCGGTCGGCTCGTTTATCGGGCCTAGCGGCTCGACGCCTACGCTGAACAACGGCCGAATATTCATCTCGCTGAAGCCGAAAGGCGAGCGTACCGCCAGTGCCGACGACGTCATCAATCGGCTGCGGTCAAAGCTCGCCAAGATTCAGGGGATTGCACTTTATATGCAGGCGGCCCAGGACATCACCATTGGAGCGCGCCTTTCGAGAACGCAGTATCAATATACGCTTGTCGACGCAGACCCCGGCGAACTCAATTACTGGTCGTCGATCTTCCTCGACAAGCTGAAGAGCATTCCCGGCATTGCCGACGTCGCCAGCGACCAGCAGAACGCGGGCCCTCTGCTCGATATCACGATCAACCGCGACGTTGCTTCGAGCCACGGAATCCTGCCCGCGACAATCGACAATACGCTCTCCGACGCGTTCGGTCAGCGCATCGTCTCGACCATACTGACACAGCAGAATCAATATCACGTGGTGCTTGAAGTCTCCCCGGAGTTCCAGTTCGGGCCTGGCGCCTTAAGCGACATCTACGTTACGTCGTCGAGCGGGCAGCAGGTGTCCCTGAACGCCCTGGTCACAGCCGTCGAGAAAGTCGCGCCGATCGTGGTCAACCACCAGGGCCAATTCCCGTCGACCACAATTTCTTTCAATCTGCTGCCCGGAGCGTCGATCGGCAATGCGGTGGCTGCCATCCAGCAGGCAGAACGGCAACTGGGCAAGCCTCTCTCCCTGACCACCAGCTTTCAGGGCAATGCCCAGGCGTTCCAGTCATCGCTGTCGAGTACGCCGATGCTGATCGCCGCGGCGCTCGTCGTCATCTACATCATCCTGAGCGTGCTGTACGAGAGCATCGTTCACCCCATCACGATCCTTTCGACGCTGCCGTCCGCTGGCATTGGTGCGCTACTGATCCTGATGGCATTTCGCTTCGATCTGAGCGTGATCGCTTTGATCGGAATCATCCTGCTCATCGGCATCGTCAAGAAAAACGCGATCATGCTGATCGATTTCGCACTCGAGGCCGAACGCCATCAGCACCTGTCGCCGGAAGACGCCATCTACAAGGCCTGCGTGCTGCGCTTCCGCCCGATCCTCATGACCACGATGGCAGCACTGCTGGGCGCGGTGCCCCTGATGATCGGAACCGGCGTCGGCGCGGAACTTCGTCAGCCGCTCGGATACACCATCGTGGGCGGCCTGCTCGTGTCGCAGCTGCTGACCCTGTACACGACGCCGGTGGTCTATCTCTACCTCGATCGTCTTCGAAACTGGGTTTCCACGCTCAGGACACGGCGGGTCGCTCAAGGCGATCCCACCGCGCTTCCCGCTGAGTAA